Proteins encoded in a region of the Paenibacillus pedocola genome:
- a CDS encoding SDR family NAD(P)-dependent oxidoreductase, with protein sequence MQLKDKIVVITGASSGIGAITAQMLSKRGAVPILLARSEDKLKETAAGIPGVFGLYTCDVTNEAEVERVFAEILDVYGRIDILLNNAGYGKFAGFTEMEPQEFADMMDVNYMGIVRCTKAVVPHMLQRGSGQIVNVASMAGKIGTARAVAYTATKHAVLGFTNALRQELRKSGIIVSAVNPGPIATDFFKTADPSGNYEKSVARMMMAPQHVSAKIVKLMEKGKEEVDLPGLAAFGIRLYALFPRLADKLTYNAMNRK encoded by the coding sequence ATGCAACTTAAAGACAAAATTGTGGTTATTACAGGGGCTTCGAGCGGGATTGGTGCAATCACGGCGCAGATGCTCAGCAAGCGGGGGGCTGTTCCCATTTTGCTGGCCCGTTCGGAAGATAAGCTGAAAGAAACGGCGGCCGGTATTCCGGGCGTTTTTGGACTGTATACCTGCGATGTTACAAATGAAGCCGAGGTTGAGCGGGTGTTCGCTGAAATTCTTGACGTTTACGGCAGAATCGATATCCTGCTGAACAACGCCGGTTACGGCAAATTTGCCGGATTTACCGAGATGGAGCCTCAGGAATTTGCTGATATGATGGACGTCAACTATATGGGGATCGTCCGCTGCACCAAAGCCGTTGTTCCGCATATGCTTCAGCGGGGGAGCGGGCAGATTGTGAACGTGGCCTCCATGGCCGGCAAAATAGGCACAGCCCGGGCGGTTGCCTATACGGCTACCAAACATGCGGTACTGGGCTTTACGAATGCCCTGCGCCAGGAGCTTCGCAAGAGCGGCATTATCGTATCTGCTGTCAATCCGGGACCGATTGCCACCGATTTCTTCAAGACGGCGGATCCTTCCGGCAACTACGAGAAAAGTGTAGCCAGAATGATGATGGCTCCGCAGCATGTCTCCGCCAAGATCGTGAAGCTGATGGAGAAGGGCAAAGAAGAAGTGGATCTTCCGGGGCTTGCTGCTTTCGGTATCCGTCTGTACGCCTTATTCCCCCGCCTGGCGGATAAGCTGACTTATAACGCAATGAACCGTAAATAG
- a CDS encoding chemotaxis protein CheX — protein sequence MKAEVINPFLESARIVIEQVIQVSPSTGNLGIKDIELIDNHIWIQVGMTGQLSGDIVFGIAEQVALKIVSAMMGGYPIAEMDEMGQSAISELGNMISGNASTILSNQGVSVDITPPKLMKLESMSVFPRRALSIPLLMEGIGELDIQVMIS from the coding sequence ATGAAAGCAGAAGTAATTAATCCGTTTCTAGAGTCTGCACGAATTGTAATTGAGCAGGTGATTCAAGTCTCGCCATCCACCGGTAATCTGGGAATTAAGGATATTGAACTGATCGATAATCATATATGGATTCAAGTGGGAATGACGGGTCAGTTAAGCGGAGATATCGTCTTTGGAATCGCTGAGCAGGTGGCACTCAAGATCGTATCGGCAATGATGGGCGGCTATCCGATTGCAGAGATGGATGAAATGGGGCAGAGCGCGATTTCAGAGCTGGGCAATATGATCAGCGGCAACGCCAGTACGATTCTGTCCAATCAGGGAGTATCCGTGGATATTACCCCGCCGAAGCTGATGAAGCTCGAAAGCATGTCGGTATTTCCGCGCAGAGCACTGAGCATCCCGCTTCTGATGGAAGGGATCGGGGAACTGGATATTCAAGTGATGATTTCTTAG
- a CDS encoding LysR family transcriptional regulator: MNISQLETLITISKTMSFRKAGELLNLTQPAVSAQIKSLEEEFKTQLVDRNQPVTLTDRGKVFLTHAEQIVSIVEELKQRLADLEENPQGHIILGTTTSIAIQILPRILSYFQDQFPHIKTSISSMSSSQIYQHVENGLVDVGIGYLIGQSPGMTTSVLYYDTFELVVSPRHPLAQVKSAGIEALGKTPLILLSPDTVGRKFVDEVLAKHGIQPQVIMELTSSEEVKRMVELDLGAAVISKQSVTAEVRSGTLKIVPIIELEVTHPVGVITKSGKYVNSAMRQFLSDLKGMPETQFIGSE, translated from the coding sequence ATGAACATTAGCCAGCTGGAGACACTGATCACGATCTCCAAAACCATGAGCTTTCGCAAGGCGGGCGAACTGCTTAATCTGACCCAGCCGGCAGTTTCGGCACAAATCAAAAGCCTCGAGGAAGAGTTCAAAACGCAGCTCGTTGACCGGAATCAGCCGGTTACCTTAACCGACAGAGGCAAAGTGTTCCTTACGCATGCGGAGCAGATTGTAAGTATTGTGGAGGAATTGAAGCAGCGTCTGGCCGATTTGGAGGAGAATCCCCAGGGGCATATTATTCTCGGTACAACAACCTCCATTGCTATTCAGATTCTGCCGCGCATCCTGTCTTATTTCCAGGACCAGTTCCCGCATATCAAAACTTCGATTTCATCGATGTCCTCATCGCAGATTTATCAGCATGTGGAGAACGGCCTGGTGGATGTCGGCATCGGTTATCTGATCGGGCAAAGTCCGGGTATGACTACCTCGGTCCTTTATTACGACACCTTTGAACTGGTAGTATCACCTAGGCATCCGCTGGCCCAAGTCAAATCTGCAGGCATTGAAGCCCTCGGCAAAACACCGCTCATTCTGCTGTCGCCGGACACCGTCGGCCGCAAATTTGTCGATGAGGTACTCGCTAAGCACGGCATTCAGCCGCAGGTTATCATGGAGCTGACGAGCAGTGAGGAGGTCAAGCGGATGGTCGAGCTGGATCTTGGCGCAGCGGTAATCTCCAAGCAGTCCGTTACGGCTGAAGTCCGGAGCGGCACACTCAAAATCGTTCCGATTATCGAGCTCGAGGTCACGCATCCTGTCGGGGTCATTACCAAATCAGGCAAATACGTCAATTCCGCCATGCGGCAGTTCCTGAGCGATCTGAAAGGCATGCCGGAGACCCAGTTTATCGGTTCTGAGTAA
- a CDS encoding histidinol-phosphatase, with product MKFDLHTHHFRCGHADGSIRDYIEAGIAAGLSVIGISDHTPYFASPSEQAFPRIAMAKSEIANYVDEVLSLQKEYAGTIDVLLGIESDYFPQHAELYRTTLAAYPFDYIIGSVHNVEGDSIFNKSRWKKLGPKQMHAVKAEYYRLITESARSGMFQILGHIDAMKGNYPNFSQIPAAAEIDECLRVIGECGVAIEINTSGGTKLCGGWYPSDDILERALHYGVEVSFGSDAHKPSRVADQQGAVAARLKEIGFTHWVYFKRKEKQTVAL from the coding sequence ATGAAGTTTGATCTGCATACCCATCATTTCCGCTGCGGCCATGCCGACGGAAGCATCCGGGATTATATAGAGGCGGGTATCGCCGCCGGTCTTAGCGTCATTGGTATTTCCGATCACACGCCTTATTTTGCCAGCCCTTCCGAGCAGGCATTTCCCCGCATCGCAATGGCCAAATCGGAAATAGCGAATTACGTAGATGAAGTATTGTCTCTGCAAAAAGAATATGCCGGCACCATTGATGTCCTGCTTGGCATCGAATCAGACTATTTCCCCCAGCATGCTGAACTGTACCGGACCACGCTGGCCGCCTACCCCTTTGACTATATCATTGGTTCGGTACATAACGTCGAGGGTGACAGCATCTTCAACAAGAGCCGCTGGAAAAAGCTCGGGCCGAAGCAAATGCATGCGGTCAAAGCAGAGTATTACCGGCTGATCACCGAATCCGCCCGCAGCGGTATGTTCCAGATTCTCGGCCACATTGATGCCATGAAGGGGAACTATCCAAACTTCTCGCAGATCCCGGCAGCCGCCGAGATTGACGAGTGCCTCCGAGTTATCGGCGAATGCGGTGTAGCGATTGAGATCAACACCTCAGGCGGTACCAAGCTGTGCGGCGGCTGGTACCCGTCAGATGATATTCTGGAGCGCGCCCTGCATTACGGTGTAGAGGTCAGCTTCGGCTCCGATGCGCATAAGCCTTCCAGGGTCGCGGATCAGCAGGGGGCTGTGGCCGCCCGTCTCAAGGAAATCGGGTTTACCCACTGG